The DNA region acactcaatgaagctgcacctgaaatatggttttttgtttgtttgtgtgtttgtatcttttgtttttgttttttcctttttcctttatatatatatatatatattattagtattattattttaattctcttctctatattaacattctatatctttttctgctgttttgctagttcttttcctaaatcgatgcaaatgtactaagaaatgatgatcatacatctatgtgatgatactaagaattactgagtgcatttgtagaatggaatgatttctaaatgttgtgttaatttcttttcttttttttgattaataaaaaaattaaaaaaaaaaaaaagaaatttaaacatgAAAATCCCAGCCTCAGTTTTCATGGAAAATTTATGCTGTGAAATACATTTGCAGGTGTATTGTTTAGGCAGGTACCCGAATTATTGTAGGCTTACTTTAGAAGAAAGGAATGGCTAAAATGGAAGGCAGTAGTTATTTAGAAATTACGGAGGGTGGGGGATGTAGAAAAAGTTAAAGTTGATATAAATTTTCAAGTTAGCAAAACATTTAGTATGGCTAcagatattttaaagtaatatataGTTGCATCCTAAATATTAACTTTCTGGAGCCAAggcagaaaagttaagtaacagATCAGAAATCACTAGTAGTGGATTAGTGTGTTTCCATAAATAGAGTGACCTTTACTATAATGATCTGTATGCAAAAAGTGCTTCTAGGTAGAATGAGAATTGGTGGTCATGAAGGAAGTGACTCAGTGGCTTGTGCTTTGTAGCATCAACAAAAATATAACTGTCACCTTAGAAAGTTAAAACTCTTCAAGCTGAAAAAGATAAGGACTAGAGAatgaaaagtcaataaaatattaattatatggATTTCAAAGCTTATTCTTCATCTACCGCTTTATACTTAGTACCTAAAACAGTTCCTGCCATATAGTAGTTTATCAGTAATTCTTTGTTTTTGGATGAATGAGTAAAAACCCAAACTATTAACATTAATATTAGCAGCGTTCTGTGAAACTTGAGAGAGGTGATTCTAGGACTCAATAGACTAAATATGTAAATGGATTCAAAGTGTAGATAAATTCGTAGAAGTTAAATCCATAATAAATGATCAAAGAGATATTAAAAGTGATGCCTAATCTGAAGATTAATTTTTGAGGAGACAGCTACCatctttcttcatatttcttgttGCTGCTGTGAAAAGCAGAAAATGTATGAGTGAAGTATATTGTGCTGATCTGCTATAGTATTTCAGAtcgattaaagaagaaattaattttaagaagtaTGAGAAGGGACCGTAGACAGTGTGCATATAAATTATAGAATGTGAAAAGAGATAAATTGATAGAATTATAGGAAACCCATATACTTAATGTCTGCTGTCAGAGGGGTTTGGGGATGGGGGGAGGTGCAGGAGGGAGTATAGCCAAAAGTTTAGaatactgattcttttttttcacatgggaaggcaccaggcaccggggatcgaacccgggtcctctggcatggcaggcaagcattcttgcctgctgagccaccgtagcccaccccAGAATACTGATTCTTAACCTTTTTTCTACTGATGGATATGTTGTGAGAAATACTCTTTCCTCCATATAAGCATTAGCaatttacatttgtattttaaattgtgAGGTAATTTGTTGATGctaatttaatttgttaaagATCTTAATCAGTATTATTATGAAATTAACATAAAGTGTTGGGGACTTACTACTTTAtatcaaaatacatatatatatgataaattttCAAACTTAGCTTACAGGAATCTTAATGTgactttaatttttctctccttAAACCGTACAATTTATATTGCAGAAATTGGAATGGGATTAACAGGATTTGGAGTGTTTTTCCTGTTCTTTGGAATGATTCTCTTTTTTGACAAAGCTCTACTGGCTATTGGAaatgtgagtttttaaaatacattttaactatacttaaagaatttttaatatgaaatgaATTAGTACCTACACTTACATTTGGGAGAAATAATTCATTATTATTCatatgtaaaaattcattttacattctttattTCCATTAGGAATGAGACCTGTCAACTTTCTGTTTAAATAAAGGTAAACACATGTGAGGTTTTCTGATCCTGAACTTCTTTGTTAAATGCTTGATGTATAATTTACAATAGAAGGCTGCCTCCAAGTAGGAGTTCAAAATAGATGACTTGATACCTATCTCTTGGCAaatctgttaaaatatttttactttaaatttcatTCGAGagcataaaataaacattttttaaaaatattttaaaccttttaaaatatttgtctataTTAATAGTTGACTTGCCCAGAATGACGTGTGTATTGTTTATTTGGAATGCATGCTCTATTTCCCATGTGTGGAGGTTGTGCAGGGagttctagaaaaaaataatagttctTCTGAGTGGGCAATAGAAAGTTACTGACAGATGATTAAGTATCTTTTGAAGTATATATAccattgggctttttttttttaatttttttcatgagcaggcactgggaatcgaacccaagtctctggcatggcaggcgagaattctgccactgagccaccattacactgcTCACCATTGGGCTTTTTTGTTAAAGAAAGTTAATAAGGGACAAGGATCACTATTTCTTGTCCACTGTCTAAAACATGCAAAGTGTATGTCTGTTTGAGAACACatgtctgtatttttatttctgtctgcCACCAGATATTCTAGAATTAAGCAAACTACAATATTCCTGGCCTTGCATGGTTTCTTCTTCCAACTTGGCCAGCTTCTCTCCCATCCAAAGGAACTCCTATAGCCCTTAATGAATATTTCAGAACCAGAGGTGCCTTCAGGTGACATACTTATGCCATCTACTTAAATAAGCCATCCCCATCCAGATAAAACTGGGAAAACTACTGCAGATGCAGATATCCTTGGTAACATCTAatctttctttgtgtttctctttttgtccATTTAATCAAGTTAGAAGAGGAACGAAAAGAGTGCGATACAGCTACAGCTCTTATCATGCTTAACCTCCTTGGTTCTACTTCTTGGTTGTGCATTGTATTCTCTCCCTAGCcacttgcccatgttaaaagccAAAACACAtgaatttctttttgttatttttagctTTGACCCCACTTTTCAAATTCATGCATTGTGCTTAACTACTTTTTCTatgttgcattttctttcttttctaggtTTTATTTGTGGCTGGCTTGGCTTTTGTAATTGGTTTAGAAAGAACATTCAGATTCTTCTTCCAAAAGCATAAAATGAAAGCTACAGGATTTTTCCTGGGTGGTGTATTTGTAGTCCTTATTGGTTGGCCTTTGATAGGCATGATCTTTGAAATTTATGGATTCTTTCTCTTATTCAGGTAAggtgatcattttattttattttctcttccagtAAACCAGAATGTCAGATTATTATTACAAGGACCCAGATATTTACATGGCACAAGTAAGGAGACAgttattttcttcaaagaatttttatttagattgAATCTTTTATTATAGTTCTAGACCATTCAGACAACTATAAACATACTTATCAAATATAGATGATTGCATATGTAAGGGCATAAGTAATCTTTTAAAGTACTGgttatatcataaaattcactttataagcattttaaggCACTATCTTTATGTTTGATAGCTTCATCAGCTAAACAGTGACAGAAAAATTCATAGATGGATAGATGCAGCATTTTAATACATAGAACATACATGTTCTATAAACAGTATAGTATCCAAGAACATGCCTTTAAGTAAAGTTAGTCTTAATTACTTGTTCATGAAGTGTGTATTCTATGTTTTCTATCTCCCAAATATTGTATTATCCACAGGagacataaaaatgaattaaatgccAAATATGCTTTAGAAAATCTCTTATTTCTAGTATGGAAATAGACATATAAAAATACCAGTAGGACACAGTCATAATGCTATTAAATAGGTATAAAGCAGATTattgtaagaaaataattaaggaagATATTAAATCCAGGGTGAGGTAAGAAATGTTAACTGATAAACTGGAATTTGAAGGATGCATAAGAATTCATCttataaatgagaaaaggaaggacAGTTAAC from Tamandua tetradactyla isolate mTamTet1 chromosome 7, mTamTet1.pri, whole genome shotgun sequence includes:
- the GOLT1B gene encoding vesicle transport protein GOT1B; this translates as MISLTDTQKIGMGLTGFGVFFLFFGMILFFDKALLAIGNVLFVAGLAFVIGLERTFRFFFQKHKMKATGFFLGGVFVVLIGWPLIGMIFEIYGFFLLFRGFFPVVVGFIRRVPVLGSLLNLPGIRSFVDKVGESNNMV